A genomic stretch from Sinorhizobium terangae includes:
- a CDS encoding vitamin B12-dependent ribonucleotide reductase translates to MKIERRFTKAGQSAYAEIDFRKATSEIKNPDGSIVFRLENIDVPAQFSQVAADILAQKYFRKAGVPAKLKRVEENDVPSFLWRSVPDTDALKALPKDEQYGSETDARQVFDRLAGTWTYWGWKGGYFDTEEDAAAFRDELAYMLATQRVAPNSPQWFNTGLHWAYGIDGPGQGHFYVDPFTGKLTKSKSAYEHPQPHACFIQSVADDLVNEGGIMDLWVREARLFKYGSGTGSNFSHLRGEGEKLSGGGKSSGLMSFLKIGDRAAGAIKSGGTTRRAAKMVVVDIDHPDIEEYINWKVKEEQKVAALVTGSKIVAKHLKAIMKACVNCDGTDDACFDPKQNPALKREIRAAKQALVPENYVKRVIQFARQGYKDIEFKTYDTDWDSEAYLTVSGQNSNNSVSIKDDFLRAVEADGEWNLTARKDGRVLKTLKARDLWESISYAAWASADPGLHFNTTMNDWHTCPAAGPIRASNPCSEYMFLDDTACNLASLNLMQFKDAATKRINIGDYEHAVRLWTIVLEISVMMAQFPSREIAELSYEYRTLGLGYANIGGLLMSSGIPYDSAEGRAIAGALTAIMTGIAYATSAEISAKLGPFPSFAPNRDNMLRVMRNHRRAAHGETTGYESLSVNPVALVHADCPDQDLIAHAKSAWDKAVELGEKHGYRNAQATVIAPTGTIGLVMDCDTTGIEPDFALVKFKKLAGGGYFKIINRAVPEALRTLGYSESQIAEIEAYAVGHGNLNQAPAINPTTLKTKGFTDEKIEAVNAALKAAFDIKFVFNQWTLGADFLKGTLKVTDEQLASMDFNLLEHLGFSKKDIEAANIHVCGAMTLEGAPFLKAEHLPVFDCANPCGKIGKRYLSVESHIRMMAAAQPFISGAISKTINMPNEATVEDCKNAYMLSWKLALKANALYRDGSKLSQPLNASLIEDDEEEEAIEELMQAPAAAQAVAVTEKIVERVIEKVVRAREKLPNRRQGYTQKAIVGGHKVYLRTGEFGDGRLGEIFIDMHKEGAAFRAMMNNFAIAISLGLQYGVPLEEYVEAFTFTKFEPAGMVQGNDAIKNATSILDYVFRELAVSYLGRHDLAHVDTSDFGNTALGRGIQEGKTNLVSTGWTRGYKPTIVGGTADRQLSEPKGASTAAPARASGGATVTSIAGNAARKLEPAIAAATSEVLAFKRDYEERAAELAEDIAAESEQDVTALFSDKAAAEAASAKADAKKVEAERRARSIMQGYTGNMCSECQNFTMVRNGTCEKCDTCGATSGCS, encoded by the coding sequence ATGAAGATCGAACGCCGTTTCACAAAGGCTGGGCAATCCGCCTACGCCGAGATCGATTTCCGCAAGGCGACGAGTGAGATCAAGAACCCGGATGGGTCGATCGTCTTCCGCCTCGAGAACATCGATGTCCCCGCGCAGTTCTCCCAGGTTGCCGCGGACATCCTCGCGCAGAAGTATTTCCGCAAGGCGGGCGTGCCGGCCAAGCTGAAGCGTGTCGAGGAAAACGACGTCCCCTCCTTCCTGTGGCGCTCGGTCCCCGACACGGATGCGCTGAAAGCACTGCCGAAGGATGAACAGTATGGCTCCGAAACGGATGCACGCCAGGTTTTCGATCGCCTGGCGGGCACCTGGACCTATTGGGGCTGGAAGGGCGGCTACTTTGATACAGAAGAAGACGCGGCCGCTTTCCGTGATGAACTCGCCTATATGCTCGCTACCCAGCGCGTCGCGCCGAACTCGCCGCAATGGTTCAACACCGGCCTGCACTGGGCCTACGGCATCGACGGCCCCGGCCAAGGCCACTTCTATGTCGATCCCTTCACCGGCAAGCTGACGAAATCGAAATCCGCGTACGAGCACCCGCAGCCGCATGCCTGCTTCATCCAGTCCGTTGCCGACGACCTCGTCAACGAGGGCGGCATCATGGACCTCTGGGTGCGTGAGGCGCGCCTCTTCAAATACGGCTCCGGCACCGGCTCCAACTTCTCGCATCTGCGCGGCGAAGGCGAAAAGCTTTCGGGCGGCGGCAAGTCCTCCGGCCTCATGAGCTTCCTGAAGATCGGCGACCGCGCTGCCGGCGCCATCAAGTCGGGCGGCACGACCCGCCGCGCCGCCAAGATGGTCGTCGTCGACATCGACCATCCGGATATCGAGGAATACATCAACTGGAAGGTCAAGGAAGAGCAGAAGGTCGCCGCCCTCGTCACCGGCTCCAAGATCGTCGCGAAGCACCTGAAGGCGATCATGAAGGCCTGCGTCAATTGCGACGGCACCGACGACGCCTGCTTCGACCCGAAGCAGAACCCGGCGCTGAAGCGCGAGATCCGCGCCGCCAAGCAGGCGCTGGTTCCGGAAAACTACGTCAAGCGCGTCATCCAGTTCGCGCGCCAGGGCTATAAGGATATCGAGTTCAAGACCTATGACACGGACTGGGATTCGGAAGCTTATCTCACGGTCTCCGGCCAAAACTCGAACAACTCCGTCTCGATCAAGGACGATTTCCTGCGTGCCGTTGAGGCCGATGGCGAGTGGAACCTGACCGCCCGCAAGGATGGCCGCGTGCTGAAGACGCTGAAGGCCCGCGACCTTTGGGAATCGATCTCCTACGCCGCCTGGGCGTCGGCCGATCCGGGTCTGCACTTCAACACGACGATGAACGACTGGCACACCTGCCCGGCTGCCGGCCCGATCCGCGCGTCGAACCCGTGCTCGGAGTACATGTTCCTTGACGACACGGCCTGCAACCTCGCCTCGCTGAACCTGATGCAGTTCAAGGATGCCGCCACCAAGCGGATCAACATCGGCGATTACGAACATGCCGTCCGCCTCTGGACGATCGTTCTTGAAATCTCGGTGATGATGGCGCAGTTCCCGTCCCGCGAGATCGCCGAGCTCTCCTATGAATACCGCACACTCGGCCTCGGCTACGCCAACATTGGCGGCCTGCTGATGTCGTCCGGCATCCCCTATGACTCAGCCGAAGGCCGTGCCATCGCCGGTGCGCTGACCGCGATCATGACCGGCATCGCCTATGCTACTTCGGCCGAAATCTCGGCAAAGCTCGGTCCCTTCCCGAGCTTTGCCCCGAACCGCGACAACATGCTGCGCGTCATGCGCAATCATCGTCGCGCGGCTCACGGCGAAACCACGGGCTATGAGAGCCTGTCGGTGAACCCGGTGGCACTCGTCCATGCCGATTGCCCGGACCAGGACCTGATCGCCCACGCCAAGAGCGCCTGGGACAAGGCCGTCGAGCTTGGCGAGAAGCACGGCTACCGCAATGCTCAGGCAACGGTTATCGCGCCGACCGGCACGATCGGCCTCGTCATGGATTGCGACACCACCGGCATCGAGCCTGACTTCGCGCTGGTCAAGTTCAAGAAGCTCGCCGGCGGCGGCTACTTCAAGATCATCAACCGCGCCGTTCCGGAAGCGCTGCGCACGCTCGGCTACTCGGAAAGCCAGATCGCCGAGATCGAGGCTTACGCCGTCGGTCATGGCAACCTCAACCAGGCGCCGGCAATCAACCCGACGACGCTCAAGACCAAGGGCTTCACCGATGAGAAAATCGAGGCCGTCAACGCTGCGCTGAAGGCCGCCTTCGACATCAAGTTCGTCTTCAACCAGTGGACGCTCGGCGCCGATTTCCTCAAGGGCACGCTGAAGGTCACCGACGAGCAGCTTGCCTCGATGGACTTCAACCTGCTCGAGCACCTGGGCTTTTCGAAGAAGGACATCGAAGCCGCCAACATCCATGTCTGCGGTGCGATGACCCTCGAAGGCGCACCGTTCCTGAAGGCCGAGCACCTGCCGGTGTTCGATTGCGCCAATCCCTGCGGCAAGATCGGTAAGCGCTATCTTTCGGTCGAGAGCCACATCCGCATGATGGCGGCCGCCCAGCCGTTCATCTCCGGCGCGATCTCGAAGACGATCAATATGCCGAACGAGGCCACCGTCGAGGATTGCAAGAACGCCTATATGCTCTCCTGGAAGCTGGCGCTGAAGGCGAACGCGCTCTATCGCGACGGTTCGAAGCTGTCGCAGCCGCTGAACGCCTCGCTGATCGAGGATGACGAGGAAGAGGAAGCGATCGAAGAGCTCATGCAGGCGCCGGCCGCCGCCCAGGCAGTCGCCGTCACCGAGAAGATCGTCGAGCGCGTGATCGAAAAGGTCGTCCGCGCCCGGGAGAAACTGCCGAATCGTCGCCAGGGCTACACCCAGAAGGCGATCGTCGGCGGCCACAAGGTCTACCTCCGCACCGGCGAATTCGGCGATGGCCGCTTGGGCGAGATCTTCATCGACATGCACAAGGAAGGTGCCGCCTTCCGGGCGATGATGAACAACTTCGCCATCGCCATCTCGCTCGGCCTGCAATATGGCGTGCCACTCGAAGAATATGTGGAGGCCTTCACCTTCACCAAGTTCGAGCCCGCCGGCATGGTCCAGGGCAACGATGCGATCAAGAATGCGACGTCGATCCTCGACTACGTCTTCCGCGAACTCGCCGTTTCCTATCTCGGCCGCCACGACCTTGCCCATGTTGATACCTCCGACTTCGGCAATACCGCACTCGGTCGCGGCATTCAGGAAGGCAAGACCAACCTTGTATCGACCGGTTGGACCCGCGGCTACAAGCCGACCATCGTCGGCGGCACGGCCGATCGCCAGCTCTCCGAGCCGAAGGGCGCCTCGACCGCCGCACCGGCGCGGGCGTCCGGTGGTGCCACGGTCACCTCGATCGCCGGCAACGCCGCCCGCAAGCTGGAACCGGCGATAGCTGCCGCTACATCGGAAGTCCTGGCTTTCAAGCGCGACTATGAAGAGCGGGCCGCCGAGCTTGCCGAGGACATCGCGGCCGAATCCGAGCAGGACGTAACCGCCCTCTTCTCCGACAAAGCCGCTGCCGAAGCCGCTTCGGCAAAAGCCGACGCCAAGAAGGTCGAAGCCGAACGCCGCGCCCGTTCGATCATGCAGGGCTACACCGGCAACATGTGCTCCGAGTGCCAGAACTTCACGATGGTCCGGAATGGTACGTGTGAGAAGTGCGACACGTGCGGCGCGACGAGCGGGTGCAGCTGA
- the uvrA gene encoding excinuclease ABC subunit UvrA, whose translation MSELKTISIRGAREHNLKGIDLDLPRNKLIVMTGLSGSGKSSLAFDTIYAEGQRRYVESLSAYARQFLEMMQKPDVDQIDGLSPAISIEQKTTSRNPRSTVGTVTEIYDYMRLLFARVGVPYSPATGLPIESQTVSQMVDRVLEFGEGTRLYILAPLVRGRKGEYKKELAELMKKGFQRVKVDGQFYEIADVPALDKKYKHDIDVVVDRVVVRPDLSTRLADSLETCLTLADGLAIAEFADKPLPPEETAAGGSANKSLNETHERVLFSEKFACPVSGFTIPEIEPRLFSFNNPFGACPTCDGLGSQQKIDEALIVPEPNRTLRDGAIAPWAKSSSPYYNQTLEALGKAFDFKLGNRWSELSEEAQRAILHGTEEKIVFHYVDGARSYNTTKTFEGIVPNLERRWKETDSAWAREEIERFMSAAPCPACAGYRLKPEALAVKINKLHIGEVTDMSIRVAGDWFDALPEHLNAKQNEIAVRILKEIRERLRFLNDVGLEYLSLSRNSGTLSGGESQRIRLASQIGSGLTGVLYVLDEPSIGLHQRDNARLLDTLRHLRDIGNTVIVVEHDEDAILTADYVVDIGPAAGIHGGEIVAEGAPSDIMANPKSLTGKYLSGELAVAVPSERRKPKKKKEITVVGARANNLKDVTASIPLGVFTAVTGVSGGGKSTFLIETLYKAAARRIMGARENPAEHDRIDGFEHIDKVIDIDQSPIGRTPRSNPATYTGAFTPIRDWFAGLPEAKARGYQPGRFSFNVKGGRCEACQGDGVIKIEMHFLPDVYVTCDVCHGKRYNRETLDVHFKGKSIADVLDMTVEEGVEFFSAVPSVRDKLVTLNQVGLGYIKVGQQANTLSGGEAQRVKLAKELSKRSTGRTLYILDEPTTGLHFHDVAKLLEVLHELVNQGNSVVVIEHNLEVIKTADWIIDFGPEGGDGGGEVIAKGTPEDVVKEPRSYTGQFLKELLERRPVKKVEAAE comes from the coding sequence TCAAGGGCATCGACCTTGATCTGCCGCGCAACAAGCTCATCGTGATGACAGGGCTTTCCGGATCCGGCAAATCCTCGCTCGCCTTCGATACGATCTACGCCGAAGGCCAGCGTCGTTATGTCGAGAGTCTTTCGGCCTATGCGCGCCAGTTCCTGGAAATGATGCAGAAGCCGGATGTCGACCAAATCGATGGCCTGTCGCCGGCGATTTCGATCGAGCAGAAGACGACCTCGCGCAACCCGCGCTCGACGGTCGGCACCGTCACTGAGATCTATGACTATATGCGCCTGCTTTTCGCACGCGTCGGCGTGCCCTATTCGCCGGCCACCGGCCTGCCGATCGAGAGCCAGACTGTCAGTCAGATGGTCGATCGCGTGCTGGAGTTCGGCGAAGGCACGCGGCTCTATATCCTCGCGCCGCTCGTGCGCGGCCGTAAAGGCGAGTACAAGAAGGAACTCGCCGAGCTGATGAAGAAGGGCTTCCAGCGCGTCAAGGTGGATGGCCAGTTCTATGAAATCGCCGACGTGCCGGCGCTCGACAAGAAGTACAAGCACGACATCGATGTGGTCGTCGACCGCGTTGTGGTGAGGCCCGACCTCTCTACACGTCTTGCCGACAGCCTTGAAACCTGCCTAACGCTCGCCGATGGCCTGGCGATCGCCGAATTCGCTGACAAGCCCCTGCCGCCGGAGGAAACCGCGGCTGGCGGCTCCGCCAACAAGTCCCTGAACGAGACGCACGAGCGGGTGCTGTTTTCGGAAAAATTCGCATGCCCCGTCTCCGGCTTCACCATTCCGGAGATCGAGCCGCGGCTCTTTTCCTTCAACAACCCCTTCGGCGCCTGCCCGACCTGCGATGGGCTCGGCAGCCAGCAGAAGATTGACGAAGCGTTGATTGTCCCGGAGCCGAACCGGACCTTGCGCGACGGCGCGATTGCGCCTTGGGCAAAATCGTCCTCGCCTTACTACAATCAAACGCTGGAGGCGCTGGGCAAGGCCTTCGATTTCAAGCTCGGAAACCGTTGGAGCGAACTTTCCGAGGAAGCGCAGCGAGCCATCCTGCATGGCACGGAGGAAAAGATCGTCTTCCACTATGTGGACGGTGCACGTTCCTACAACACCACGAAGACCTTCGAAGGCATCGTGCCCAATCTCGAGCGCCGCTGGAAGGAGACCGATAGCGCTTGGGCGCGCGAGGAGATCGAGCGCTTCATGTCGGCAGCCCCCTGCCCGGCCTGTGCCGGTTATCGGCTGAAGCCGGAGGCGCTTGCAGTCAAGATCAACAAGCTGCACATCGGCGAGGTCACGGACATGTCGATCCGCGTCGCCGGCGACTGGTTCGATGCCTTGCCGGAGCACCTCAACGCCAAGCAGAACGAGATTGCCGTGCGCATCCTCAAGGAGATCCGCGAGCGGCTGCGCTTCCTGAACGATGTCGGGCTTGAATATCTCAGTCTCTCACGCAATTCCGGGACGCTCTCCGGTGGCGAGAGTCAGCGCATCCGGCTTGCCTCCCAGATCGGTTCCGGACTGACAGGCGTGCTCTATGTGCTCGACGAGCCCTCGATCGGTCTGCATCAGCGAGACAATGCCCGCCTGCTCGACACGCTCCGGCATCTGCGTGACATCGGCAATACGGTCATTGTCGTGGAGCATGACGAGGACGCGATCCTGACGGCCGACTACGTCGTCGATATCGGTCCGGCGGCCGGCATCCACGGCGGCGAGATTGTAGCGGAAGGCGCCCCGTCCGACATCATGGCCAATCCGAAATCGCTTACCGGAAAATACCTTTCCGGCGAACTCGCCGTTGCCGTTCCGAGCGAGCGGCGAAAGCCGAAAAAGAAGAAGGAAATCACGGTAGTAGGCGCGCGGGCTAACAACCTGAAGGATGTTACCGCCTCGATCCCGCTCGGAGTCTTCACCGCGGTGACAGGCGTTTCGGGCGGCGGCAAGTCGACCTTCCTCATCGAAACGCTCTACAAGGCGGCCGCCCGCCGCATCATGGGCGCACGCGAGAACCCGGCAGAACACGACCGGATCGACGGCTTCGAGCATATCGACAAGGTGATCGATATCGACCAGTCGCCGATCGGCCGCACGCCCCGGTCGAACCCGGCGACCTATACCGGTGCCTTCACACCGATTCGCGACTGGTTCGCAGGACTTCCCGAGGCGAAGGCGCGTGGCTACCAGCCGGGGCGCTTCTCCTTCAACGTCAAGGGCGGCCGCTGCGAAGCCTGCCAGGGCGACGGCGTCATCAAGATCGAGATGCACTTCCTCCCGGACGTCTATGTTACCTGCGACGTCTGCCACGGCAAGCGCTACAATCGCGAAACGCTGGACGTGCATTTCAAGGGCAAGTCGATCGCCGACGTTCTCGACATGACGGTCGAGGAAGGCGTCGAATTCTTTTCGGCCGTTCCGTCCGTGCGCGACAAGCTCGTGACGCTGAACCAAGTGGGCCTCGGCTATATCAAGGTCGGCCAGCAGGCAAACACGCTTTCGGGCGGCGAGGCGCAGCGCGTGAAGCTCGCCAAGGAACTGTCCAAGCGTTCGACCGGCCGCACGCTTTACATCCTCGATGAGCCGACAACAGGGTTGCATTTCCACGACGTAGCGAAGCTTCTTGAAGTTCTGCATGAGCTCGTCAACCAGGGAAATTCGGTCGTGGTCATCGAGCACAATCTGGAAGTCATCAAAACTGCCGACTGGATCATCGACTTCGGCCCCGAAGGCGGCGACGGTGGCGGTGAAGTGATTGCCAAGGGTACGCCTGAAGACGTTGTGAAGGAGCCCCGCTCCTACACCGGACAATTCCTGAAAGAGCTGTTGGAGCGCCGGCCGGTGAAGAAGGTCGAGGCGGCGGAGTGA
- a CDS encoding DUF72 domain-containing protein, with the protein MTQSGKIRVGIGGWTFEPWEGTFYPSDLPKKRQLEFAGKELRTIEINGTYYSSQKPETFARWAAEVPDGFVFSLKASRFVTNRKVLAEAGESMERFLTQGLTELGDHLGPILWQFAPTKKFEPNDFEGFLKLLPEKQDGLKLRHVVEVRNPSFQAPDFIELLNKYNVAVVLAEHADYPMLADVTADFVYARLQRGRDDIKTCYPSEGLDLWAERLKTFAAGGEPEGLEKSAPDRKADKTPRDVFAFFITSGKVNAPNGARELQKRVS; encoded by the coding sequence ATGACACAATCCGGTAAAATCCGCGTCGGCATCGGCGGTTGGACCTTCGAGCCTTGGGAAGGCACCTTCTATCCTTCCGACCTCCCGAAGAAGCGGCAGCTTGAATTCGCCGGCAAGGAACTGCGCACGATCGAGATCAACGGCACATATTACAGCTCGCAGAAGCCGGAAACCTTTGCGCGATGGGCGGCGGAAGTCCCGGACGGTTTTGTCTTTTCGCTGAAGGCCAGCCGCTTTGTGACGAATCGCAAGGTCCTCGCGGAAGCCGGTGAATCGATGGAGAGATTCCTGACCCAGGGGCTGACCGAACTGGGCGACCACCTCGGCCCTATTCTCTGGCAGTTCGCGCCAACCAAGAAATTCGAGCCGAACGATTTCGAAGGATTTCTCAAGCTCCTTCCCGAAAAACAGGACGGGCTAAAACTTCGCCATGTGGTCGAGGTTCGCAACCCGTCCTTCCAGGCGCCCGACTTCATCGAGCTTTTGAACAAATACAACGTGGCCGTCGTGCTCGCCGAACATGCCGACTATCCGATGCTCGCCGACGTCACCGCGGATTTCGTCTATGCGAGGCTGCAGAGAGGCCGCGATGACATAAAGACCTGTTATCCGTCCGAGGGTCTGGATCTCTGGGCCGAGCGGCTGAAAACCTTTGCGGCGGGCGGCGAGCCGGAGGGGCTCGAAAAGAGTGCGCCGGATCGTAAGGCCGATAAGACGCCCCGCGACGTTTTTGCCTTCTTCATTACGTCGGGCAAGGTCAACGCGCCGAATGGCGCAAGGGAATTGCAGAAGCGGGTGAGCTAG